Genomic DNA from Orcinus orca chromosome 6, mOrcOrc1.1, whole genome shotgun sequence:
TGCTGCAGACCCGTCTGCAAGGTGCCAAGCACAGTGGTGACAGAGGGTGAAGGGTGTCTTTATTGGTAGAGTTGTTTCTAGGGAAGTGGAGCTGATGTCACTCAGAACTCCTTGCCTCCTGGGAGAGAGGTGTCTGCGCTTGCCGTTCATCGTCACCTCTGGGAGATGGTCCCAGGAGCTTTGGCAGACTGCATCTAGAAATGTGTGCCACTAACTCACCTGCCACACACCCCTCCTTCCCTCAAGCCCTGTTCATTATCCCTTggcgggtgtgtgtgggggggggggtagggaaggaaggggaggggggactcTGGCTCTTGCACACGGCCTGTTGAACTGGGAGCTGGCGAAAGGTAATCTTGCCATGTTGTGAGGGGTTTTTCTGAGTTGTGTGACCTCTGCCAAAGGACGGTCTCTGGGAACCATCTTGAGTTGTTCGAATATGTTAGCCACTAGCCAGCCCCGTGActattaatttaaatgaaatagtaCGAAAAATTCTGTTAAGttgcactggccacatttcaagggcttccTAGCCGTACGTGGCTAATAGCTAGTGTATTAGGCagaaagatacagaacatttctatcactgtAGAAAGGTCTGTTGGAGCACGGGCCAGAGCTCTCTGCTTGTGGGCTGTCTTTGTCCTCAGATAGGAGCTTCATTCTGCTTCCTTGAGGGAATGAATGTATTACATTGGTTGTGGAAGGCATTTAtggagaatttttctctctttttagaaAGCTTGTGCTTGACCCAAAATGATTGAAATGATTTTAATTAAAGGACTTTTTCAGCTGGATTACTTAATGTTTTATCCCTTTAAAACCGGGGAGAAGAAACTCAACCCCATCTCCTCCACTCCAGGGCATCCTGAAGGCTCTCTGCTGACTCCCGGCACCACTGACCAGCCCTCCCTTGACTTCCTAGAGCTTTGGGCACCACTCTGGTAACATTTCAGGGGCCACACATTGTCGGTAACAATACCGACAAACTCAAGTGCACATAATCCTGTCTCCCTTGTGTCTCCCAGATAGCAGGTATAATCTCCGGTGCTGAGCTGGGACACCTAGACCACAGCATCCCTGGGGTCAGCCCCATGACTCGGGGGATGCGCAGTGTCCTTGTCCTGCCTCCCCAAGAATGCCAGACTCACCAATGTAGAACATGTATGTCTCTTTCACAAAAGCCAAGAGGAGGGCTCCAGACGCAAAGGAGACCATTCCAATCATGATCATGGTGGTGTCCTGGAAGTAGCGGGAGAAGACCAGGACGCCCAGGAAGCTGGTGATGAAGATGGTGTACCCTGAAGCCATACCATAGCCCAGCTGCACTTGGTTCCAACTCAGAGGCTCCCGCAGCAGAAAAAGGGGCATCATGTCCACTgtgcccaccactgccaggtcaTATGTGATAGCACCCACAAAGAGCAGAGCAATAATGGTTTTCTTGGGCTTCGCTTTTGCAGGAGACGAAGGGTGCCTCATCACACACTGCTTGTCTGTCGGATCAGGATCCAGGGTGTTATCGGCGCAGACTGTGCCAGACACCGTATCCACAGCCTTGCTGGGCTTGGCCGTGGACTCAGGGACCTTCAGCACCAAGAGGCTGTAGAAAAGGGCACAGGTGGCACAGCTCACGCTGAAGGCGGTCAGCACCAGGCCCTGGCTGGAGTGCCCGACTATCTGCTTGAAGAGGTGCCCAGAGACCATGCTCCCGCAGAATCCCGCCAAGCCCAGGATCAAGTCGATCACGATGAGGCGCAGGGAGCGGCGGCCCTCCGAGGAGCCGAGGGATCCCAGGGCCATGACCCCCGACCAGAACGCCGAGAAGCCACCGCACAGCCCGTTCAGCGCTGCCGCCCCGTAGAGCATCTCCACGGGCCAGTCCAGCAGCACCTTGAGCAGCAGCGCGAGGCGGGCGAGCATGAAGCCCAGCAGAGACATGCAGATGGA
This window encodes:
- the SLC46A2 gene encoding thymic stromal cotransporter homolog isoform X1, giving the protein MGPGTTCPCRGPLSRPQVSTWIEPVVASTQMAASLYDAGLLLVVKASFGVEALSNHSASPSPPGALENQQQRAISNFYITYNLVIGLTPLLSAYGLGWLSDRYHRKISICMSLLGFMLARLALLLKVLLDWPVEMLYGAAALNGLCGGFSAFWSGVMALGSLGSSEGRRSLRLIVIDLILGLAGFCGSMVSGHLFKQIVGHSSQGLVLTAFSVSCATCALFYSLLVLKVPESTAKPSKAVDTVSGTVCADNTLDPDPTDKQCVMRHPSSPAKAKPKKTIIALLFVGAITYDLAVVGTVDMMPLFLLREPLSWNQVQLGYGMASGYTIFITSFLGVLVFSRYFQDTTMIMIGMVSFASGALLLAFVKETYMFYIARAVMLFALIPITTIRSAMSKLIKGSSYGKVFVILQLSLALTGVVTSTMYNKIYQLTMEKFVGTCFALSSFLSFLAIIPIGIVAYMQASWLQHGDITEKGRC
- the SLC46A2 gene encoding thymic stromal cotransporter homolog isoform X2, with amino-acid sequence MGPGTTCPCRGPLSRPQVSTWIEPVVASTQMAASLYDAGLLLVVKASFGVEALSNHSASPSPPGALENQQQRAISNFYITYNLVIGLTPLLSAYGLGWLSDRYHRKISICMSLLGFMLARLALLLKVLLDWPVEMLYGAAALNGLCGGFSAFWSGVMALGSLGSSEGRRSLRLIVIDLILGLAGFCGSMVSGHLFKQIVGHSSQGLVLTAFSVSCATCALFYSLLVLKVPESTAKPSKAVDTVSGTVCADNTLDPDPTDKQCVMRHPSSPAKAKPKKTIIALLFVGAITYDLAVVGTVDMMPLFLLREPLSWNQVQLGYGMASGYTIFITSFLGVLVFSRYFQDTTMIMIGMVSFASGALLLAFVKETYMFYIGWATVRSVLL